The following are encoded together in the Bos indicus isolate NIAB-ARS_2022 breed Sahiwal x Tharparkar chromosome 27, NIAB-ARS_B.indTharparkar_mat_pri_1.0, whole genome shotgun sequence genome:
- the INTS10 gene encoding integrator complex subunit 10 isoform X3: MSAQGDCEFLVQRARELVPQDLWAAKAWLITARSLYPADFNIQYEMYTIERNAERTATAGRLLYDMFVNFPDQPVVWREISIITSALRNDSQDKQTQFLRSLFETLPGRIQCEMLLKVTEQCFNTLERSEMLLLLLRRFPETVVQHGVGLGEALLEAETIEEQESPVNCFRKLFVCDVLPLIINNHDVRLPANLLYKYLNKAAEFYINYVTRSTQIENQHQGAQETSDLMSPSKRSSQKYIIEGLTEKSSQIVDPWERLFKILNVVGMRCDWQMDKGRRSYGDILHRMKDLCRYMNNFDNEAHAKYKNQVVYSTMLVFFKNAFQYVNSIQPSLFQGPNAPSQVPLVLLEDVSNVYGDVEIDRSKHIHKKRKLAEGREKPMQSSDDEDCSAKGRNRHIVINKAELANSIEVLESFKLARESWELLYSLEFLDKEFTRICLAWKTDTWLWLRIFLNDMIIYQGQYKKAIASLHHLAALQGSLPQPQISGQGTLEHQRALIQLATCHFALGDYKMTCEKVLDLMCYMVLPIQDGGKSQEEPSKVKPKFRKGSDLKLLPCTSKAIMPYCLHLMLACFKLRAFTDSRDDMALGHAIVLLQHEWPRGEALFLKAVSKICQQGNFQYENFFNYVTNIDMLEEFAYLRTQEGGKIHLELLPNQGMLIKHHTVTRGITKGVKEDFRLAMERQVSRCGESLMLVLHRFCVNEKILLLQTLA; this comes from the exons ATGTCCGCCCAGGGCGACTGCGAGTTTCTGGTGCAGCGAGCCCGCGAGCTGGTGCCGCAGGACCTGTGGGCCGCCAAGGCTTGGCTCATCACGGCGCGCAGCCTCTATCCGGCCGACTTCAACATCCAG TATGAGATGTACACCATCGAGCGGAATGCGGAGCGGACGGCCACCGCCGGCAGGCTGCTCTACGACAT gtttgtGAATTTCCCAGATCAGCCGGTGGTGTGGAGAGAGATCAGCATTATTACCTCAGCATTAAGAAACGATTCACAGGATAAACAAACCCAATTCTTAAGAA GTTTATTTGAAACTCTTCCTGGGCGAATCCAGTGTGAAATGTTACTGAAGGTTACGGAACAATGCTTCAACACTTTGGAACGTTCAGAAATGCTGCTTCTACTTCTGAGACGCTTCCCTGAAACCGTGGTGCAACATGGG GTTGGCCTTGGGGAGGCACTCTTAGAGGCTGAGACTATTGAGGAACAAGAATCTCCTGTCAACTGCTTTAGAAAATTATTCG TGTGTGATGTCCTTCCGCTAATAATTAACAACCACGACGTTCGGCTGCCTGCCAATTTGCTGTATAAGTACTTAAACAAAGCAGCTGAGTTTTACATAAATTATGTTACTAGATCGACTCAGATAGAGAATCAGCATCAAG GTGCTCAGGAAACATCTGATTTAATGTCACCGAGCAAACGTAGCTCTCAGAAGTACATAATAGAAGGGCTGACGGAAAAATCGTCCCAGATTGTGGACCCTTGGGAGAGATTGTTTAAGATTTTGAACGTTGTTGGAATGAGGTGTGACTGGCAGATGGATAAAGGAAGACG AAGCTATGGTGACATTTTGCATAGAATGAAGGATCTCTGCAGATACATGAACAACTTTGATAATGAAGCTCATGCAAAATACAAAAACCAAGTGGTTTATTCCACGATGCTGGTCTTCTTTAAGAACGCATTCCAGTATGTCAACAGCATACAGCCGTCTCTCTTCCAAG GTCCCAACGCCCCGAGCCAAGTCCCGCTGGTTCTCCTGGAGGACGTATCGAACGTGTACGGTGATGTCGAGATCGATCGCAGTAAGCACATACATAAGAAGAGGAAACTAGCCGAGGGAAGAGAAAAACCCATG CAGAGTTCAGATGACGAAGACTGTTCAGCAAAAGGAAGGAACCGTCACATTGTCATCAACAAGGCAGAACTTGCTAACTCGATTGAGGTGTTGGAGAGCTTCAAGCTGGCCAGAGAGAGCTGGGAGCTGCTCTATTCCCTGGAATTCCTGGACAAGG AATTTACGAGAATTTGTTTGGCTTGGAAGACGGATACTTGGCTCTGGCTGAGAATCTTCCTCAACGATATGATCATCTATCAG GGTCAATATAAGAAGGCCATCGCCAGCTTGCACCACTTGGCAGCTCTCCAGGGATCACTTCCTCAGCCACAGATCTCGGGGCAGGGCACCTTGGAGCATCAGAGGGCACTCATCCAACTGGCCACCTGCCACTTCGCTCTAGGGGACTACAAA ATGACGTGTGAGAAGGTCCTTGATTTGATGTGCTACATGGTCCTTCCCATCCAGGATGGAGGCAAGTCCCAGGAGGAGCCCTCCAAAGTAAAGCCCAAGTTTAGAAAAG GTTCGGATCTGAAGCTCCTGCCGTGTACCAGCAAGGCCATCATGCCCTACTGTCTGCACTTGATGTTGGCTTGTTTTAAG CTGAGAGCCTTCACGGACAGCAGGGACGACATGGCGCTGGGCCACGCCATCGTCCTTCTGCAGCACGAGTGGCCGCGCGGGGAGGCGCTCTTCCTGAAAGCCGTCAGCAAGATCTGCCAGCAAGGGAACTTCCAGTACGAGAACTTCTTCAATTACGTCACAA ATATCGACATGCTGGAGGAGTTCGCCTACCTGAGAACTCAGGAAGGTGGGAAGATCCATCTGGAACTGCTGCCCAATCAAGGAATGCTGATCAA
- the INTS10 gene encoding integrator complex subunit 10 isoform X4 yields MSAQGDCEFLVQRARELVPQDLWAAKAWLITARSLYPADFNIQYEMYTIERNAERTATAGRLLYDMFVNFPDQPVVWREISIITSALRNDSQDKQTQFLRSLFETLPGRIQCEMLLKVTEQCFNTLERSEMLLLLLRRFPETVVQHGVGLGEALLEAETIEEQESPVNCFRKLFVCDVLPLIINNHDVRLPANLLYKYLNKAAEFYINYVTRSTQIENQHQGAQETSDLMSPSKRSSQKYIIEGLTEKSSQIVDPWERLFKILNVVGMRCDWQMDKGRRSYGDILHRMKDLCRYMNNFDNEAHAKYKNQVVYSTMLVFFKNAFQYVNSIQPSLFQGPNAPSQVPLVLLEDVSNVYGDVEIDRSKHIHKKRKLAEGREKPMSSDDEDCSAKGRNRHIVINKAELANSIEVLESFKLARESWELLYSLEFLDKEFTRICLAWKTDTWLWLRIFLNDMIIYQGQYKKAIASLHHLAALQGSLPQPQISGQGTLEHQRALIQLATCHFALGDYKMTCEKVLDLMCYMVLPIQDGGKSQEEPSKVKPKFRKGSDLKLLPCTSKAIMPYCLHLMLACFKLRAFTDSRDDMALGHAIVLLQHEWPRGEALFLKAVSKICQQGNFQYENFFNYVTNIDMLEEFAYLRTQEGGKIHLELLPNQGMLIKHHTVTRGITKGVKEDFRLAMERQVSRCGESLMLVLHRFCVNEKILLLQTLA; encoded by the exons ATGTCCGCCCAGGGCGACTGCGAGTTTCTGGTGCAGCGAGCCCGCGAGCTGGTGCCGCAGGACCTGTGGGCCGCCAAGGCTTGGCTCATCACGGCGCGCAGCCTCTATCCGGCCGACTTCAACATCCAG TATGAGATGTACACCATCGAGCGGAATGCGGAGCGGACGGCCACCGCCGGCAGGCTGCTCTACGACAT gtttgtGAATTTCCCAGATCAGCCGGTGGTGTGGAGAGAGATCAGCATTATTACCTCAGCATTAAGAAACGATTCACAGGATAAACAAACCCAATTCTTAAGAA GTTTATTTGAAACTCTTCCTGGGCGAATCCAGTGTGAAATGTTACTGAAGGTTACGGAACAATGCTTCAACACTTTGGAACGTTCAGAAATGCTGCTTCTACTTCTGAGACGCTTCCCTGAAACCGTGGTGCAACATGGG GTTGGCCTTGGGGAGGCACTCTTAGAGGCTGAGACTATTGAGGAACAAGAATCTCCTGTCAACTGCTTTAGAAAATTATTCG TGTGTGATGTCCTTCCGCTAATAATTAACAACCACGACGTTCGGCTGCCTGCCAATTTGCTGTATAAGTACTTAAACAAAGCAGCTGAGTTTTACATAAATTATGTTACTAGATCGACTCAGATAGAGAATCAGCATCAAG GTGCTCAGGAAACATCTGATTTAATGTCACCGAGCAAACGTAGCTCTCAGAAGTACATAATAGAAGGGCTGACGGAAAAATCGTCCCAGATTGTGGACCCTTGGGAGAGATTGTTTAAGATTTTGAACGTTGTTGGAATGAGGTGTGACTGGCAGATGGATAAAGGAAGACG AAGCTATGGTGACATTTTGCATAGAATGAAGGATCTCTGCAGATACATGAACAACTTTGATAATGAAGCTCATGCAAAATACAAAAACCAAGTGGTTTATTCCACGATGCTGGTCTTCTTTAAGAACGCATTCCAGTATGTCAACAGCATACAGCCGTCTCTCTTCCAAG GTCCCAACGCCCCGAGCCAAGTCCCGCTGGTTCTCCTGGAGGACGTATCGAACGTGTACGGTGATGTCGAGATCGATCGCAGTAAGCACATACATAAGAAGAGGAAACTAGCCGAGGGAAGAGAAAAACCCATG AGTTCAGATGACGAAGACTGTTCAGCAAAAGGAAGGAACCGTCACATTGTCATCAACAAGGCAGAACTTGCTAACTCGATTGAGGTGTTGGAGAGCTTCAAGCTGGCCAGAGAGAGCTGGGAGCTGCTCTATTCCCTGGAATTCCTGGACAAGG AATTTACGAGAATTTGTTTGGCTTGGAAGACGGATACTTGGCTCTGGCTGAGAATCTTCCTCAACGATATGATCATCTATCAG GGTCAATATAAGAAGGCCATCGCCAGCTTGCACCACTTGGCAGCTCTCCAGGGATCACTTCCTCAGCCACAGATCTCGGGGCAGGGCACCTTGGAGCATCAGAGGGCACTCATCCAACTGGCCACCTGCCACTTCGCTCTAGGGGACTACAAA ATGACGTGTGAGAAGGTCCTTGATTTGATGTGCTACATGGTCCTTCCCATCCAGGATGGAGGCAAGTCCCAGGAGGAGCCCTCCAAAGTAAAGCCCAAGTTTAGAAAAG GTTCGGATCTGAAGCTCCTGCCGTGTACCAGCAAGGCCATCATGCCCTACTGTCTGCACTTGATGTTGGCTTGTTTTAAG CTGAGAGCCTTCACGGACAGCAGGGACGACATGGCGCTGGGCCACGCCATCGTCCTTCTGCAGCACGAGTGGCCGCGCGGGGAGGCGCTCTTCCTGAAAGCCGTCAGCAAGATCTGCCAGCAAGGGAACTTCCAGTACGAGAACTTCTTCAATTACGTCACAA ATATCGACATGCTGGAGGAGTTCGCCTACCTGAGAACTCAGGAAGGTGGGAAGATCCATCTGGAACTGCTGCCCAATCAAGGAATGCTGATCAA